One window from the genome of Synechococcus sp. PROS-7-1 encodes:
- a CDS encoding CARDB domain-containing protein, giving the protein MADLTIANTVSDLILGDVREHLPLERIPLEGDVLGLGTTTSVDNGELTFLRNGDQKSVIWRCVAHDGSIVRLTPGDGSGHFPYVCFTRDARALRRPADLETLGDLEGRPLQGLVEDAIAQGQRLGTLEAAPIYGVRLIAHWHELVITVASKLCMGQQRRNLGIATSEAGTTAAGLSIYDMLQHYRLAPLPPDPGNTDDPIRYLGRSMQWDCCGFFDTEPELGRVTVPQEGAHLHLHGCSTDLAYGGHLHHEHPSTRLARLESLWIYPLRSIKALASDLAIESLVYRAGALHFRVSNIGSMDVSDVGVAVVIDDRYSNHRYVRIPWLKAGESEDFTMPLSLSKGDHRISVIADPEQLVIEVEGRRTNNRMDLDVVIA; this is encoded by the coding sequence ATGGCTGACCTCACCATTGCGAACACTGTCAGTGATCTGATCCTTGGCGATGTGCGCGAACATCTGCCGCTGGAGAGGATTCCGCTCGAAGGTGATGTGTTGGGTCTGGGCACAACCACGAGTGTCGATAACGGAGAACTAACTTTCCTTCGCAATGGCGACCAGAAGTCCGTGATCTGGCGATGTGTCGCCCACGACGGAAGCATCGTCAGACTCACCCCTGGCGATGGCAGCGGTCATTTCCCCTATGTGTGCTTCACCAGGGATGCCAGGGCTCTGCGTCGACCAGCCGATCTCGAGACCCTCGGAGACCTGGAGGGACGGCCACTGCAAGGCCTTGTGGAGGATGCCATCGCCCAGGGGCAGCGTCTTGGCACCCTGGAGGCGGCACCGATCTACGGCGTGCGTCTGATCGCGCACTGGCATGAACTGGTGATCACCGTGGCCTCCAAGCTCTGCATGGGACAGCAGCGCAGAAATCTTGGAATCGCCACGAGTGAGGCTGGAACCACTGCTGCGGGCCTCAGCATCTACGACATGCTCCAGCATTACCGGCTCGCTCCACTGCCCCCGGACCCGGGCAACACGGACGATCCGATCCGCTATCTCGGCCGCTCCATGCAATGGGATTGCTGCGGGTTCTTCGATACGGAGCCCGAACTCGGACGGGTGACCGTTCCACAGGAAGGCGCCCATCTGCATCTGCATGGCTGCAGCACCGACCTGGCCTATGGCGGCCATCTCCACCATGAACATCCTTCAACCCGCCTGGCACGGCTTGAGAGCCTATGGATTTATCCGCTGCGCAGCATCAAGGCACTGGCCAGTGACCTGGCGATCGAGAGCCTTGTCTATCGAGCAGGTGCACTGCACTTCCGTGTCAGCAATATCGGCAGCATGGACGTCAGTGATGTGGGCGTCGCTGTCGTGATCGATGACCGCTACAGCAACCACCGCTACGTGCGCATTCCATGGCTCAAAGCCGGTGAAAGTGAAGACTTCACCATGCCCTTGTCTCTGTCAAAGGGCGACCACAGAATCTCCGTGATTGCTGATCCCGAACAGCTAGTGATCGAAGTGGAAGGTCGCAGGACGAACAATCGGATGGACCTGGATGTGGTGATTGCGTAG
- the fba gene encoding class II fructose-bisphosphate aldolase (catalyzes the reversible aldol condensation of dihydroxyacetonephosphate and glyceraldehyde 3-phosphate in the Calvin cycle, glycolysis, and/or gluconeogenesis): MALVPLRLLLDHAAENGYGIPAFNVNNLEQVQAIMEAADETDSPVILQASRGARSYAGEIFLRHLILAATETYPHIPVVMHQDHGNAPDTCYSAAINGFTSVMMDGSLEADAKTPASYEYNVAVTKQVVDFAHSVGVSVEGELGCLGSLETGKGEAEDGHGFEGELSKDMLLTDPAEAADFVAKTKCDALAIAIGTSHGAYKFTRKPTGEVLAISRIAEIHKAIPNTHLVMHGSSSVPQEWLEMINKHGGSIPETYGVPVEEIQEGIRNGVRKVNIDTDNRLAFTAAVREAAMADPANFDPRHFNKPARKYMKQVCLDRYQQFWAAGNASKIKQASITHYAGLYAKGALDPKAAVAA, translated from the coding sequence ATGGCGCTCGTTCCGCTTCGGCTTCTGCTCGACCACGCCGCCGAAAACGGCTACGGCATTCCTGCGTTCAACGTGAACAACCTGGAACAGGTGCAGGCGATCATGGAAGCGGCTGATGAGACCGACAGCCCCGTGATCCTGCAGGCCTCCCGCGGCGCCCGCAGCTACGCCGGTGAAATCTTCCTTCGTCACCTGATCCTGGCCGCCACCGAGACCTATCCCCACATCCCCGTGGTGATGCACCAGGACCACGGCAACGCTCCCGATACCTGCTACTCCGCTGCCATCAACGGTTTCACCTCCGTGATGATGGATGGCTCCCTGGAGGCCGACGCCAAGACTCCCGCCAGCTACGAGTACAACGTGGCCGTCACCAAGCAAGTGGTGGATTTTGCCCACTCCGTGGGTGTGAGCGTTGAAGGTGAGCTGGGCTGCCTGGGTTCCCTGGAAACCGGCAAGGGTGAGGCTGAGGACGGCCACGGTTTCGAGGGTGAGCTGTCCAAGGACATGCTGCTCACCGATCCTGCTGAAGCAGCTGACTTCGTTGCCAAGACCAAGTGTGACGCCCTGGCCATCGCCATCGGCACCAGCCACGGCGCTTACAAGTTCACCCGCAAGCCCACCGGTGAAGTGCTGGCCATCAGCCGCATCGCTGAAATCCACAAGGCCATCCCCAACACCCACCTGGTGATGCACGGCTCTTCCTCCGTTCCCCAGGAATGGTTGGAGATGATCAACAAGCACGGTGGTTCCATCCCCGAGACCTACGGCGTTCCCGTCGAGGAGATCCAGGAAGGCATCCGCAACGGTGTGCGCAAGGTGAACATCGACACCGACAACCGCCTCGCCTTCACCGCTGCTGTTCGCGAAGCAGCCATGGCTGATCCCGCCAACTTCGATCCCCGCCACTTCAACAAGCCGGCTCGCAAGTACATGAAGCAGGTGTGCCTCGACCGCTACCAGCAGTTCTGGGCCGCCGGCAACGCCAGCAAGATCAAGCAGGCCAGCATCACCCACTACGCCGGCCTTTATGCCAAAGGCGCTCTCGATCCCAAGGCTGCCGTCGCTGCCTGA
- the cobW gene encoding cobalamin biosynthesis protein CobW, giving the protein MAKRLPVTVITGFLGAGKTTVLRHLLTQSGQRLAVMVNEFGTVGLDGDLIRSCGFCPDEEVEGRLVELNNGCLCCTVQDDFLPTMETLLERSDQLDGIVVETSGLALPRPLLQALEWPAIRRRVHVNGVVTVVDGEAMSGGSPVGDPEALERQRQEDQSLDHLTAIEDLFEDQLQAADLVLISRSDCLQPPQLQTVLQAIEPRLRPGAGTLAISRGEVDPALVLGLESLESSHGAEHADEAGHHDHDQDHDHEHSHSHHDHSHVEAISGQIRLEGPFDRSTLEQLLPEFVRTHHVIRLKGRVWLPGKTLPLQIQMVGPRLDSWFEAAPDHAWMPAAGSGLELVVIGLEAGAAERLELRLLASR; this is encoded by the coding sequence ATGGCCAAGCGACTTCCTGTCACGGTGATCACCGGCTTCCTCGGCGCCGGCAAAACCACAGTTCTGCGGCACCTGCTCACCCAGAGCGGTCAACGACTTGCCGTGATGGTCAATGAGTTCGGAACCGTTGGCTTGGATGGAGATCTGATCCGCAGCTGCGGTTTCTGCCCAGACGAGGAGGTGGAGGGCCGTCTTGTGGAACTGAATAACGGCTGCCTCTGCTGCACCGTTCAGGACGATTTCCTGCCAACGATGGAAACGCTTCTGGAACGATCCGATCAGCTCGATGGCATTGTCGTTGAAACGAGCGGTCTGGCTCTTCCCCGTCCCCTCCTCCAGGCTCTTGAGTGGCCTGCCATCCGCCGCCGTGTGCATGTGAATGGGGTTGTCACCGTGGTGGATGGTGAAGCCATGAGTGGTGGCAGTCCCGTCGGTGATCCTGAGGCGCTGGAACGTCAGCGGCAAGAGGATCAGAGCCTTGATCACCTCACGGCCATCGAGGATCTGTTCGAAGACCAGCTCCAAGCAGCGGATCTTGTTCTGATCAGCCGTTCCGATTGTCTGCAGCCGCCGCAATTGCAGACCGTTTTGCAGGCGATCGAGCCGCGGCTGCGTCCCGGTGCGGGCACTCTGGCCATCAGTCGTGGCGAGGTGGATCCAGCTCTGGTTCTCGGGCTTGAGTCCCTTGAATCGAGCCATGGCGCTGAGCACGCCGACGAAGCCGGGCATCACGATCACGACCAAGACCACGACCACGAACACAGCCATAGCCATCACGATCACAGCCATGTGGAGGCCATCAGCGGTCAGATCCGTCTGGAAGGCCCCTTTGATCGCAGCACGCTTGAGCAGCTACTGCCGGAGTTTGTCCGCACCCATCATGTGATCCGCCTCAAAGGTCGTGTCTGGCTTCCCGGCAAGACTCTCCCTCTGCAAATCCAGATGGTGGGTCCCAGGTTGGACAGCTGGTTTGAAGCAGCTCCAGATCATGCCTGGATGCCTGCAGCAGGCTCCGGTCTCGAGCTCGTCGTGATCGGCCTCGAGGCTGGTGCGGCAGAGAGGCTGGAGTTGAGGCTTCTGGCGAGTCGCTAG
- a CDS encoding MFS transporter, translated as MSTALDLSDAPAPLKRRVLLAYGIGDAGTGMATAVVGFYLFVFYTAVAGLPAWLAGTVLMVVRVWDVFSDQMIGLLSDRTGGRWGPRLPWMISSAAPLGLSMTLMWWVPPFSDPWRFLWFVVVAAIFQSTYSGVNLPYSALATELTNDETLRTRLNAYRFTGSVLASLLGLLLGAALSHEGAPGYLRIGLASGLILVFGSVASAIGLAPAAARCQRPKAMHQALIPQLRSLKANGLFLRVVAMYLLGWGALQLMQPVSIIYLSDALHLPHRWSTFLLIPFQISAMAGLWIWNRVAAQRSRLLALQVGGCGWIVFCIIAMVLPALPISGNALAAANRTQLLALLVTLVLLGLCAATAYLLPWAFLPEAVDAEPNHPAGLITAFMVQIQKLGSAASVFLLGLMLSWSGYEASLGEAQPEGALVMIRMSMGLIPAVLVMLSLWVMRDWNTVRSRLLHR; from the coding sequence ATGAGCACAGCACTGGATCTCTCCGATGCTCCCGCTCCGCTCAAGCGCAGAGTGTTGCTCGCCTACGGCATTGGTGATGCCGGAACTGGCATGGCCACGGCCGTCGTGGGCTTCTATCTCTTCGTTTTTTACACCGCAGTGGCTGGATTGCCCGCATGGCTGGCAGGAACGGTGCTGATGGTGGTTCGCGTCTGGGATGTGTTCAGTGATCAGATGATCGGTTTGCTCAGCGATCGCACCGGCGGACGCTGGGGCCCGCGTCTGCCGTGGATGATCTCCAGTGCGGCACCCCTGGGGCTGTCCATGACTCTGATGTGGTGGGTGCCACCGTTCAGTGATCCTTGGCGGTTTCTCTGGTTTGTGGTGGTAGCGGCGATCTTTCAGAGCACCTACTCCGGGGTGAACCTGCCCTACTCAGCGCTGGCCACGGAGCTGACGAATGATGAAACGCTGCGCACGCGCCTCAACGCCTACCGCTTCACGGGGTCCGTTCTGGCCAGCCTGCTTGGGCTTCTGCTTGGCGCAGCACTCAGCCATGAAGGTGCACCTGGATACCTGCGAATCGGTTTGGCCTCTGGCCTGATCCTGGTGTTCGGCAGTGTGGCCAGTGCGATTGGGTTGGCGCCTGCTGCAGCCCGGTGCCAGCGACCCAAAGCGATGCATCAGGCTCTCATCCCTCAGCTGCGCAGCCTCAAAGCCAACGGTCTGTTTCTGCGGGTGGTGGCGATGTACCTGCTGGGGTGGGGAGCCCTTCAGCTGATGCAACCAGTGTCGATCATCTACCTCTCGGATGCCTTGCATCTCCCCCATCGCTGGAGCACGTTCTTGCTGATCCCGTTTCAGATCAGCGCCATGGCAGGACTCTGGATCTGGAATCGGGTGGCCGCACAACGAAGCCGCTTGCTGGCGCTGCAGGTCGGTGGTTGTGGCTGGATTGTGTTCTGCATCATCGCGATGGTGCTGCCGGCGCTCCCCATCAGCGGAAACGCTCTTGCCGCTGCCAATCGAACCCAGCTTCTCGCCTTGCTGGTCACCCTCGTGCTGCTGGGTCTGTGCGCGGCCACGGCCTATTTGCTGCCTTGGGCTTTTCTGCCGGAGGCTGTCGATGCGGAGCCCAACCATCCCGCCGGTCTGATTACAGCCTTTATGGTTCAGATCCAGAAGCTTGGAAGTGCCGCTTCAGTGTTCCTGCTGGGCCTGATGCTCAGCTGGAGTGGCTACGAAGCAAGCCTGGGGGAAGCCCAGCCTGAGGGAGCGTTGGTCATGATCCGCATGAGCATGGGGCTGATTCCCGCTGTTCTGGTGATGCTCTCTCTCTGGGTGATGCGTGATTGGAACACGGTGCGGTCGCGCCTCTTGCATCGCTAG
- a CDS encoding SDR family NAD(P)-dependent oxidoreductase, which yields MRTILITGASRGIGRSIATLLLSQGHHLCLAVRDPDGLRDTALDPRLHGDALSLCRYDARDPGDAERAVQATQQAFGALDTLIHCAGILRSTPLLFSDAQSNEPDELWSVNVKGPWWLTRAAWPALVASQTGRIQVLVSMSGKRCKGTLAGYSASKFALMGLCQAMRNEGWDQGIRVTAICPGWVNTDMARATSPLAPELMTQPGDLASLCANLLNLPASAVPFELAVNATLER from the coding sequence ATGCGAACGATTCTGATCACAGGTGCGAGTCGGGGTATCGGCCGGTCGATTGCGACCTTGCTGCTCTCTCAGGGGCATCACCTTTGTCTGGCTGTTCGGGATCCGGATGGCCTCCGCGATACAGCCCTGGATCCCCGTCTCCATGGCGATGCTCTATCGCTTTGTCGCTACGACGCCAGGGATCCAGGCGATGCCGAGCGGGCTGTGCAGGCGACGCAGCAGGCGTTTGGAGCACTCGACACCCTGATTCACTGCGCCGGAATCCTCCGGAGCACACCGCTGTTGTTCAGCGATGCGCAAAGCAACGAGCCCGACGAGCTTTGGAGTGTGAATGTGAAGGGCCCCTGGTGGCTGACACGAGCAGCCTGGCCAGCGCTCGTGGCCTCACAAACGGGGCGGATTCAGGTGTTGGTCTCCATGAGTGGCAAACGCTGCAAGGGCACGTTGGCGGGCTATTCCGCCAGCAAGTTCGCCCTGATGGGCCTCTGCCAGGCGATGCGCAACGAAGGCTGGGACCAGGGAATCCGCGTGACCGCCATCTGCCCAGGTTGGGTGAACACCGACATGGCACGCGCAACGAGTCCTCTGGCACCCGAATTGATGACGCAGCCGGGCGACCTCGCGTCCCTCTGCGCCAACCTGCTCAATCTGCCGGCATCCGCCGTGCCCTTTGAGCTGGCGGTGAATGCCACGTTGGAACGCTGA
- the accD gene encoding acetyl-CoA carboxylase, carboxyltransferase subunit beta, protein MSLFDWFADRRKEQSVVKVAQEPEEGDGLWSKCPECGQVVYRKDLLANASVCSNCGHHHRINSAERIALIVDEGSFEAIDEGLAPTDPLGFKDRRAYADRLRETQAGTGLRDGVITGLCRVDDIPMALAVMDFRFMGGSMGSVVGEKLTRLVEQATAKRLPLLIVCASGGARMQEGMLSLMQMAKISGALERHREAGVLYMPLLTHPTTGGVTASFAMLGDLILAEPKALIGFAGRRVIEQTLREKLPENFQTAEYLQDHGFVDTIVPRTQLKSTLATLMKLHGCRQGSAAV, encoded by the coding sequence GTGTCGCTATTCGACTGGTTCGCCGATCGCCGCAAAGAACAGTCCGTCGTGAAGGTTGCCCAGGAGCCCGAGGAAGGCGACGGCCTCTGGAGCAAATGTCCTGAATGCGGCCAGGTGGTGTACCGCAAAGATCTGCTTGCCAATGCCAGTGTTTGCAGCAATTGCGGCCATCACCACCGGATTAACAGCGCTGAACGCATCGCTTTGATCGTCGATGAAGGCAGCTTTGAAGCGATTGACGAGGGGTTGGCCCCAACCGATCCACTTGGTTTTAAAGACCGTCGCGCCTACGCCGACCGGCTGCGTGAAACCCAAGCCGGCACGGGCCTCCGCGATGGAGTGATCACAGGCTTGTGCCGAGTGGACGACATCCCCATGGCCCTGGCGGTGATGGATTTCCGCTTCATGGGCGGATCAATGGGATCAGTTGTGGGAGAGAAGCTGACCCGCCTGGTCGAACAAGCCACTGCCAAGCGCCTGCCGCTGCTCATCGTCTGCGCGTCAGGGGGAGCGCGGATGCAGGAGGGCATGCTCAGCCTGATGCAGATGGCCAAGATCTCCGGTGCCCTGGAACGGCATCGTGAAGCAGGCGTGCTTTACATGCCCCTGCTCACTCACCCCACCACCGGAGGCGTGACCGCCAGTTTCGCCATGCTCGGTGATCTGATCCTGGCGGAACCGAAGGCTCTGATTGGCTTCGCCGGCCGACGGGTGATCGAACAGACCCTGCGGGAAAAATTGCCCGAAAACTTCCAAACGGCGGAGTACCTCCAGGACCACGGATTCGTGGACACAATCGTTCCTCGCACCCAGCTGAAGTCCACGCTCGCCACGCTGATGAAACTGCATGGCTGCCGACAGGGGAGTGCGGCAGTTTGA
- a CDS encoding LD-carboxypeptidase, whose product MRRRSLLELASLAVGSGALTSLWPGGVRARQTPRRLPPLRPLAKGSRLRALNPGTWIDPDTDFNPLVQRCEAQGWVLEIPDDVRGQWQWFSGTDAQRRRVIEEAWNDPTLDGVVYVGGGWGAARVLEAGVQFPKRSFWALGFSDSSALLLAQWNAGLLGAIHGSTGGPEQQWQRTVSLLKGEPTAPLQGRPLRAGSAQGPLVVTNLTVATHLIGTPWFPSLQGSVLVLEDVGEAPYRVDRMLTQWRSAGLLNNVAGVACGRFSWKEDDILPGDFSMAEILEERLGDLGIPLLLDLPLGHGLPNQSLPLGVKAQLNGNDGTLQLLR is encoded by the coding sequence ATGCGCCGTCGATCGCTGCTGGAGTTGGCTTCGTTAGCAGTCGGTTCCGGGGCGTTGACCTCTCTCTGGCCTGGCGGCGTGAGGGCACGCCAAACGCCCCGACGGCTTCCACCCCTACGACCGCTAGCGAAAGGCTCGCGGCTGCGTGCTCTTAATCCAGGAACCTGGATTGATCCAGACACGGATTTCAATCCTCTCGTTCAACGCTGTGAGGCCCAGGGGTGGGTCTTGGAAATCCCTGACGATGTGCGTGGTCAATGGCAGTGGTTTTCGGGAACCGATGCTCAACGGCGCCGGGTTATCGAGGAGGCTTGGAATGATCCCACTCTTGATGGGGTGGTGTACGTGGGTGGTGGCTGGGGCGCGGCCAGGGTGCTTGAAGCGGGTGTTCAGTTCCCGAAACGATCCTTCTGGGCGCTTGGTTTTTCCGACAGCAGCGCCCTGCTCCTGGCCCAGTGGAACGCCGGACTTCTGGGCGCCATTCATGGCTCCACAGGTGGGCCGGAGCAGCAGTGGCAACGCACAGTTTCACTTCTGAAAGGTGAGCCGACAGCGCCGTTGCAGGGACGCCCGCTGCGTGCTGGTTCAGCCCAGGGCCCCCTGGTGGTGACCAATCTCACGGTGGCGACGCATCTGATCGGCACCCCATGGTTTCCGTCCCTTCAGGGATCTGTTTTGGTGCTTGAAGATGTGGGTGAGGCTCCTTACCGCGTGGATCGCATGCTGACGCAGTGGCGCAGTGCGGGGCTCTTGAACAACGTGGCGGGTGTGGCTTGCGGTCGTTTCAGCTGGAAGGAGGACGACATTCTTCCCGGTGATTTTTCGATGGCTGAGATTCTCGAGGAACGCCTTGGTGATCTCGGGATTCCTCTGCTGCTCGATCTGCCCTTGGGCCATGGATTACCCAATCAATCCCTGCCTCTAGGCGTGAAGGCACAACTGAATGGGAACGATGGCACCCTTCAACTTCTTCGCTGA
- the purQ gene encoding phosphoribosylformylglycinamidine synthase subunit PurQ — translation MTIGVVVFPGSNCDRDVRWATEGCLGHQTRYLWHEDRDLGGLEAVVLPGGFSYGDYLRCGAIARFAPVLESLKRFASEGGRVLGICNGFQVLTELGLLPGALTRNRHLHFICESTPLAVVSDRTPWLATCARDDQFSLPIAHGEGRFQCSDDTLKKLQDDDAIALRYCRNPNGSVADIAGITNAQGNVLGLMPHPERACDPVTGSTAGRAILEALLS, via the coding sequence ATGACCATCGGGGTTGTCGTTTTCCCAGGATCAAACTGTGACCGCGATGTCCGCTGGGCCACAGAAGGATGTCTTGGTCACCAGACCCGGTATCTCTGGCACGAAGATCGTGATCTTGGTGGGTTGGAGGCCGTCGTGTTGCCAGGCGGATTCAGCTATGGCGATTACTTGCGCTGCGGCGCCATTGCCCGTTTTGCACCAGTGCTCGAGTCCTTGAAACGTTTCGCGTCAGAGGGGGGCCGCGTTCTGGGAATCTGCAACGGATTTCAGGTACTGACGGAACTCGGCTTGCTGCCTGGGGCCCTCACGCGGAATCGTCATCTTCATTTCATCTGCGAGTCCACTCCCCTTGCGGTGGTGAGTGATCGCACCCCCTGGCTGGCGACTTGCGCGCGCGATGACCAGTTCTCCTTGCCGATCGCTCACGGCGAGGGCCGTTTTCAGTGCAGTGATGACACGCTCAAGAAGCTGCAGGACGATGACGCCATTGCCCTGCGTTATTGCAGGAACCCCAATGGTTCTGTCGCCGATATCGCTGGCATCACCAATGCACAGGGCAACGTGCTGGGTCTGATGCCACACCCGGAGCGCGCGTGCGATCCAGTAACCGGAAGTACAGCCGGTCGCGCGATCCTGGAGGCTCTGCTCTCCTAA
- a CDS encoding isoprenylcysteine carboxylmethyltransferase family protein, with product MADWNQAFHGWNLSWRSLFSNQQGEWWLVAQLLLIVGHLAPAWPSTHSLGVHWPAGMAMGGLILFAVGLGLAVQGFRALGPSLSPLPEPKKGAALVTTGVYAHCRHPLYRAVLVCSLGVTLAWGSLLHMALFLSLVFVLTGKAHREERELLKCCPNYADYMKTTASIVAHIPGLDWRTTGAG from the coding sequence ATGGCGGATTGGAACCAGGCGTTCCATGGCTGGAACCTGAGCTGGCGAAGCCTGTTCAGCAATCAACAGGGTGAATGGTGGCTGGTGGCCCAGCTGCTGCTGATCGTGGGACATCTGGCGCCGGCTTGGCCGAGCACGCACTCCCTAGGGGTCCATTGGCCAGCGGGGATGGCGATGGGCGGACTGATCCTCTTCGCCGTGGGACTGGGATTGGCGGTTCAGGGATTCCGTGCCCTGGGCCCCAGTCTCTCGCCCTTACCGGAGCCCAAGAAGGGAGCCGCCCTGGTCACCACAGGGGTTTATGCCCACTGCCGCCATCCTCTCTACAGAGCAGTGTTGGTGTGTTCCTTGGGAGTGACCCTGGCCTGGGGAAGTCTTCTGCACATGGCTCTTTTTTTGTCGCTGGTGTTTGTCCTCACCGGCAAAGCGCACCGGGAGGAGCGTGAACTGCTCAAATGCTGCCCCAACTACGCGGACTACATGAAAACCACAGCGTCAATCGTGGCTCACATCCCTGGTTTGGACTGGCGCACAACGGGGGCCGGCTGA
- the purS gene encoding phosphoribosylformylglycinamidine synthase subunit PurS has protein sequence MPRFQARVLVQLRPSVLDPAGEATSAAAQRLGVDGIAHLRIGKAVELELEAPDEAEARRRVELLSDRLLANPVIENWTLELSQS, from the coding sequence GTGCCGCGTTTTCAAGCCCGCGTTCTGGTGCAACTGCGCCCATCGGTCCTCGATCCCGCAGGGGAAGCGACGAGCGCCGCTGCCCAGCGTCTTGGTGTGGATGGGATTGCCCATCTCCGCATCGGTAAAGCAGTGGAACTTGAATTGGAAGCACCTGATGAGGCAGAAGCGCGGCGCAGGGTTGAACTGCTCAGTGATCGACTACTGGCCAACCCTGTGATCGAGAACTGGACTCTGGAGCTCTCACAGTCATGA
- a CDS encoding Gfo/Idh/MocA family protein encodes MALRSNRDPIGVAVAGLGFGASVHLPALEANPDLKAVALWHPRKERLDQVGGDMGLKGYDAFEALLEDPEVEAVIIATPPGPRYELARQALAAGKHLLLEKPVALNADQVAELQRTASSAGLSVAVDFEYRAVPLFQQAEKLLSSGAIGTPWLAKLDWLMSSRANPQRPWNWYAQADEGGGVLGALGTHAFDMLAWLIGPVQTLQSITQTAIANRPDASGEVRAVTAEDIALINTTLTTHQGAPLAAQVALASVARNGRGCWLEIYGSEGSLKLGSENQKDYVHGFSLTLQRDGEPPRSIQADEEFRFAKTWSDGRVAPVARLQGWWAESMRSGRPMVPGLLEGLASQKACDRCLEMALGQ; translated from the coding sequence ATGGCTTTGAGATCCAACCGAGATCCAATTGGTGTCGCCGTTGCCGGTCTTGGTTTCGGGGCGTCCGTTCACCTTCCTGCACTGGAAGCGAACCCTGATCTCAAGGCCGTGGCGTTGTGGCATCCCCGCAAAGAGCGCCTGGATCAAGTGGGTGGAGACATGGGCCTGAAGGGATATGACGCCTTCGAGGCCCTGCTTGAGGATCCCGAGGTGGAAGCGGTGATCATCGCCACACCGCCGGGGCCGCGCTACGAACTCGCTCGACAAGCCTTGGCCGCCGGGAAGCATCTTTTGCTTGAAAAACCGGTTGCCCTGAATGCTGATCAGGTGGCTGAGCTGCAGCGGACAGCCTCGAGCGCAGGTCTCAGCGTGGCTGTGGATTTTGAATATCGGGCAGTGCCGCTCTTTCAGCAGGCAGAAAAGCTTCTGAGCAGCGGCGCAATCGGCACCCCCTGGCTGGCAAAGCTCGATTGGCTGATGAGCAGTCGGGCCAATCCTCAGCGCCCTTGGAACTGGTATGCCCAAGCAGACGAAGGAGGCGGTGTGCTGGGGGCCCTTGGTACCCATGCCTTCGACATGCTGGCCTGGCTGATCGGCCCGGTGCAGACCCTGCAATCGATCACGCAAACCGCCATCGCGAACAGACCAGATGCCAGCGGCGAAGTTCGGGCCGTCACAGCAGAAGACATCGCCCTGATCAACACAACGCTCACGACCCATCAGGGAGCACCACTGGCCGCACAGGTGGCTCTGGCATCGGTGGCGCGCAATGGCAGGGGTTGCTGGCTGGAGATCTACGGATCGGAGGGAAGTTTGAAGCTGGGTAGTGAAAACCAAAAGGACTACGTGCACGGGTTCTCCCTCACCCTTCAACGGGACGGCGAACCCCCTCGCAGCATTCAGGCGGATGAGGAGTTCCGCTTTGCGAAAACCTGGAGTGACGGCCGCGTTGCCCCTGTCGCTCGGCTGCAAGGTTGGTGGGCGGAGAGCATGCGCAGCGGCCGGCCGATGGTGCCAGGTCTGTTGGAAGGGCTTGCCAGTCAGAAGGCATGCGACCGCTGCCTTGAGATGGCCTTGGGACAGTGA